The genomic region TATTAGATGGGCGTTATCGAGTCCTGAAAGTCTTGGGTGCAGGTGGATTTAGCCAAACTTACATCGCTGAAGATACCCGTCGTCCTGGTAATCCTTGCTGTGTAGTCAAACATTTGAAGCCAGCAAATAGTAATACCAACTTTTTAGTAGCAGCTAGACGATTATTTGATAAAGAAGCCAAAATTTTAGAAAAGCTAGGAATTCACGACCAAATTCCCAGATTGCTAGCCTATTTCGAGCAAGACGAAGAATTTTATTTGGTGCAAGAGTTAATCGAAGGACATTTGCTGAGTGCAGAATTGTTCGGTGGTCGTCGTTGGCAAGAAGATCGAACGATCCATATGCTCTTAGACGTATTAGGGATTCTTAACTTCGTGCATCAGCAGGGAGCAATCCATCGCGATGTCAAACCAAATAACATAATTCGCCGCCAACAAGATAACAAATTAGTCCTTGTAGATTTTGGTATTGTTAAAGAGATTAACGTCCAACTGCTGACAGCTCAAAGCCAAGTTAGCGCCTCGATCGCCGTGGGTACTGTCGGATATATGCCACCGGAACAAGCACGAGGTAGACCGCAATTCAATAGCGATATCTACGCGCTGGGAGTCATTGCGATTCAGGCACTCACCGGACTCACGACGCAAGATTTAAGAGAAAATTTTCAGGGAGAAATTGACTGGCAAGGTCAGGCACAAGTTAGCGATCGCCTCGCAGCAATTATCAATAAAATGGTACGCTACGACTTTAGAGAGCGCTATCAGTCGGCAGCTGAAGTTATAGAGACATTGCGATCGCCATCATCAATCAACGCTGGTTATGCCACGACAGAGTTAGACCAACGCCCCAAATACTCGCAGACGCAACAAGCAAGTCAATACGCCGTCTTACCAGCGACAGCTCCGAGCAGTCAGTTTTCGGCTCCGTCAATTCCTCAGACTCCAGTTAACTTCACTCAGCCAGCAACGAACCAAAACATCACGACAAATCCACCCAGCACTCAACCTAGCAAGCGATCGGGTGGTTTAGCCAAGTTTGCGGCTAAACTCAAATCTCCTTTGGGAATGACTATGGGTGCTGCTGCTGTCGTTAGTGTCGCGGCTGCTTTCGGACTGGTCGTGATGAATAAAGAAAGCATCAAATCTGGCTTGGCACAAGTTGAAGTG from Scytonema millei VB511283 harbors:
- a CDS encoding protein kinase domain-containing protein; protein product: MLGQLLDGRYRVLKVLGAGGFSQTYIAEDTRRPGNPCCVVKHLKPANSNTNFLVAARRLFDKEAKILEKLGIHDQIPRLLAYFEQDEEFYLVQELIEGHLLSAELFGGRRWQEDRTIHMLLDVLGILNFVHQQGAIHRDVKPNNIIRRQQDNKLVLVDFGIVKEINVQLLTAQSQVSASIAVGTVGYMPPEQARGRPQFNSDIYALGVIAIQALTGLTTQDLRENFQGEIDWQGQAQVSDRLAAIINKMVRYDFRERYQSAAEVIETLRSPSSINAGYATTELDQRPKYSQTQQASQYAVLPATAPSSQFSAPSIPQTPVNFTQPATNQNITTNPPSTQPSKRSGGLAKFAAKLKSPLGMTMGAAAVVSVAAAFGLVVMNKESIKSGLAQVEVFKKAKQYEECIKHGATINIPSSNTIEDKQAQTNLTKSVNECRIAQAKALAEEFKIAEALAIVSTVPAEQPLFEEAQLLTSQWSKRIFQEAKDAYERDGDFEKAVLLTRAIPAKSSIFKDVRQTVATWERESKTNQDYLKLAEQALSQSRWQDAVNTAKKIPSSTLFWNTKRNEIVEQANSRLAQKPNPTSPSPAAAKPAQVLPQQPQPVIKAVNPPIQQKIPVSSKAAKSTPEASVPELKQTSTFVEPPASDPCPNGDPAFGCVDDNNSATEEAPNSAIEQEPNGNSTSEDNSPGW